A genomic segment from Methanosphaera sp. WGK6 encodes:
- the rpsB gene encoding 30S ribosomal protein S2 has product MSELLIPLDKYLAAGLHIGTQQKTKDMEKYIYRVRADGLHVLDVKSSNDKIMVAAKLLSKYNPDEILVVSTRQYGQAPVKKFGEVTGTKTIPGRFIPGTLTNPQYSKFIEPKILVVTDPRSDSQAVIEAKQNGIPVVALCDTENLLCNVDVVIPVNNKGRKAIALVYWLLARQILRERGILSSDEEFDLEPTDFELKI; this is encoded by the coding sequence ATGTCAGAATTATTAATACCATTAGATAAGTACCTTGCAGCAGGTTTACACATAGGTACTCAACAAAAAACCAAAGATATGGAAAAATATATATACAGAGTAAGAGCAGATGGGCTTCATGTATTAGATGTTAAAAGCAGTAATGATAAAATAATGGTAGCTGCAAAATTATTATCAAAATACAACCCTGATGAAATTCTCGTAGTATCCACAAGACAATATGGTCAAGCACCAGTTAAAAAATTCGGTGAAGTAACAGGTACAAAAACTATTCCAGGTAGATTTATACCAGGTACATTAACAAACCCACAATACTCAAAATTCATCGAACCAAAAATCTTAGTTGTTACAGATCCAAGATCAGATTCTCAAGCTGTAATTGAAGCAAAACAAAATGGTATTCCTGTAGTAGCTTTATGTGATACAGAAAACTTATTATGTAATGTTGATGTAGTAATTCCTGTAAACAACAAAGGTAGAAAAGCAATTGCTCTTGTTTACTGGTTATTAGCTAGACAAATATTAAGAGAAAGAGGAATCTTATCTTCTGATGAAGAATTTGATTTAGAACCTACTGACTTTGAATTAAAAATATAA
- a CDS encoding 4Fe-4S binding protein: protein MNINIDYMKCNGIDCLDCLDLCPMQVFDVEDNVLIIRQLDNCCRCNACMDVCPTNAISLYY, encoded by the coding sequence ATGAATATTAATATTGATTACATGAAATGTAATGGAATTGATTGTTTAGATTGTCTGGATTTATGTCCAATGCAAGTATTTGATGTAGAAGACAATGTATTAATTATTAGACAATTAGACAATTGTTGTAGATGTAATGCATGTATGGATGTATGTCCAACAAATGCAATTTCATTATATTATTAA